From Desulfolucanica intricata, the proteins below share one genomic window:
- a CDS encoding sugar transferase yields the protein MAINTYNQVSKRCFDFFMALLLLILFSPVFLGIALLIKLTSPGEIIFKQQRLGLDGQVFWMYKFRSMVKNAVNMGSGMFIEQNDPRITPVGKFLRKTSLDELPQLLNVLKGEMSLVGPRPAPLHHLDKYDPWQIKRLNVRPGITGWAQVNGRVALYWPERIEMDLWYINHYSFWLDIKILFLTLVSVFRSKGTAAKADRREKDPFMKI from the coding sequence ATGGCGATTAATACTTATAATCAGGTGAGCAAGCGCTGTTTTGACTTTTTTATGGCTTTGCTGCTGCTTATCCTCTTTAGCCCGGTTTTTTTGGGTATAGCCCTGTTAATTAAATTAACTTCACCGGGGGAAATCATTTTTAAACAGCAGCGCCTGGGTTTGGACGGTCAGGTGTTTTGGATGTATAAATTCCGAAGTATGGTGAAAAACGCTGTCAACATGGGCTCAGGTATGTTCATAGAACAAAACGACCCCCGTATTACCCCGGTTGGAAAGTTCTTAAGAAAAACCAGTCTGGATGAGTTACCTCAGTTATTAAATGTTTTAAAAGGTGAAATGAGTTTGGTCGGTCCCAGGCCCGCACCCTTACACCACCTTGATAAATATGACCCCTGGCAGATTAAAAGACTTAATGTCAGGCCCGGCATAACCGGATGGGCCCAGGTTAATGGGCGTGTTGCCCTGTACTGGCCTGAGCGTATTGAGATGGATCTTTGGTATATAAATCATTATTCTTTTTGGCTGGATATCAAGATTTTATTTCTAACCCTGGTGTCGGTATTTAGGAGTAAAGGGACGGCTGCCAAAGCGGACCGCAGGGAAAAAGATCCCTTTATGAAAATTTAG
- a CDS encoding GNAT family N-acetyltransferase encodes MFEVISPQETGKWQEALKRVEGLDLHYQLEYCRLFAETGIPELFLYREGDRYVVYPYIKRPINQIPGINNKLKGELYDITTPYGFGGPAASPEGDEKFRDDFYRCFSQYCRENKIITEFIRFHPLLENHRLWDKQVSLTRVSSNVYVDLTLSEEDLWANYEYNNRKNIKKACREGLEVLLEEEPKHFEEFLTIYYHTMDRNKAGRFYYFPREFYEKLHRDLKGSFLYAHTLKDGKIVSTELLLFNKQYIHSFLGGTLKDYYSYHPNNILKHEVIKWARAKGIKYFILGGGYKDGDGIFRYKRSFSRNGVVDFYVGKKIYDPETVQWLELLRASSKRTQDENYFPPYRR; translated from the coding sequence TTGTTTGAAGTAATTTCCCCGCAGGAAACCGGGAAGTGGCAGGAGGCGTTAAAAAGGGTTGAAGGATTGGATTTGCACTACCAACTTGAATATTGCCGGCTTTTTGCGGAGACCGGTATACCGGAACTTTTTTTATACCGGGAGGGAGATAGGTATGTAGTTTATCCTTACATTAAAAGACCGATTAATCAAATACCTGGTATAAACAATAAGCTTAAAGGGGAACTCTATGATATCACAACTCCTTATGGTTTTGGCGGCCCGGCAGCCTCTCCGGAAGGGGATGAGAAGTTCAGAGATGATTTTTACCGGTGTTTTTCTCAGTACTGCCGCGAAAATAAAATTATCACCGAATTTATCAGGTTTCATCCTCTGCTGGAAAATCACCGACTTTGGGATAAACAGGTATCCTTAACCCGGGTATCCTCGAATGTGTATGTTGACTTGACCCTTTCCGAAGAAGATCTCTGGGCTAACTACGAGTATAATAACCGGAAAAACATTAAAAAAGCCTGCCGGGAGGGACTGGAGGTATTACTGGAGGAAGAACCCAAGCATTTTGAAGAGTTTTTAACAATTTATTATCACACTATGGATCGGAATAAAGCCGGTAGATTTTACTATTTTCCCCGGGAATTCTATGAGAAACTGCACCGGGATTTAAAAGGCAGTTTTTTGTATGCACACACCTTAAAAGACGGAAAGATTGTTTCTACTGAACTGCTTTTATTTAATAAGCAGTACATTCATTCCTTTTTGGGCGGAACTTTAAAAGATTATTATAGTTATCATCCTAACAATATTCTTAAGCACGAGGTAATCAAGTGGGCACGGGCTAAGGGGATAAAATATTTTATTCTGGGAGGAGGCTATAAAGACGGGGATGGAATTTTTCGCTACAAACGGTCCTTTTCCCGAAACGGAGTAGTGGATTTTTATGTGGGTAAGAAAATCTATGACCCGGAGACAGTACAATGGTTGGAACTGCTGAGGGCTTCAAGTAAGAGAACACAGGATGAAAATTACTTCCCCCCTTACAGGAGGTAA
- a CDS encoding 2-isopropylmalate synthase, translating into MSRLYIFDTTLRDGEQSLGITLNVNEKLEIARQLVKLGVDIIEAGFPASSPGDMDSVKTIAREVKGVIICGLTRAKEHDIDLCAEALRGAEQPRIHTGIGVSPQHMEKKLRLSPEQVVETAVAAVKHAKKYVSDVEFFAEDAFRSDHSFLVKVLDKVIEAGATVINIPDTVGYATPWEYGEMISYVINNVKNIERVVVSVHCHNDLGMATANSLAGIKAGACQVEGTINGIGERAGNTSLEEVIMAIYTQRGRYGVKTGINTREISATSRLVSQITGVPVPVHKAIVGANAFMHASGIHQDGVLKDKQVYEIIEPEIVGVPKNIIALSARSGRHALKHRLEELGYKLEQERLETVYQAFLQLADRKKEILDQDLHALMGDTAVKSSKIILKNIAVTTTGTSMATATVTINMDGNTCTDAACGNGPVDAVFNAVNRLVGEKVYLENYNLKSVSGSSEALGEATVKIRHSDTGVVIGRGISTDIIEASAKAYINALAKIKTN; encoded by the coding sequence ATGAGCAGGTTGTATATATTCGATACCACCCTCAGAGATGGGGAGCAGTCCCTGGGGATAACCTTAAATGTTAATGAGAAGTTGGAGATAGCCAGGCAGCTTGTAAAACTTGGGGTAGATATAATTGAGGCGGGTTTCCCGGCCTCTTCACCCGGTGATATGGATTCAGTAAAGACGATTGCCCGGGAGGTAAAAGGGGTTATTATTTGCGGTCTCACCCGAGCGAAAGAGCATGATATTGACCTGTGTGCTGAAGCACTGCGGGGAGCTGAACAGCCCAGGATCCATACTGGGATTGGCGTATCCCCGCAGCATATGGAAAAAAAGCTGAGGCTTTCTCCTGAGCAGGTAGTTGAAACAGCGGTAGCTGCAGTAAAGCATGCCAAGAAGTATGTATCAGACGTTGAATTTTTTGCGGAAGATGCTTTTCGCAGCGACCATTCCTTTCTGGTTAAGGTTTTAGATAAGGTTATTGAGGCAGGAGCAACAGTAATCAACATTCCCGATACCGTTGGTTATGCTACGCCGTGGGAATACGGGGAAATGATTTCGTATGTGATAAACAATGTCAAAAATATTGAGCGTGTTGTGGTGAGCGTTCACTGCCACAATGACCTGGGTATGGCTACAGCTAACTCCCTGGCGGGTATCAAAGCAGGTGCCTGCCAGGTGGAAGGCACGATCAACGGAATTGGGGAGCGGGCAGGTAATACGTCGCTGGAAGAGGTAATCATGGCGATTTACACGCAGAGAGGGCGGTACGGTGTTAAAACGGGAATTAACACCAGAGAGATATCAGCTACCAGCAGGCTTGTGTCACAGATTACCGGCGTACCTGTACCTGTTCACAAAGCTATTGTTGGTGCCAATGCCTTTATGCATGCCTCAGGAATACATCAAGACGGTGTTTTAAAAGATAAACAAGTTTATGAAATTATAGAGCCGGAAATTGTCGGTGTACCCAAAAACATTATTGCCTTAAGCGCCAGATCCGGCAGGCATGCACTCAAGCACCGCTTAGAGGAATTGGGCTACAAGTTGGAGCAGGAGAGGTTGGAGACGGTATACCAGGCCTTTTTGCAGCTGGCTGACAGGAAAAAAGAGATTTTAGACCAGGATCTTCATGCATTGATGGGCGACACAGCGGTTAAAAGCAGCAAAATCATACTTAAGAATATAGCTGTAACTACCACCGGAACATCTATGGCTACTGCAACTGTAACTATAAATATGGATGGGAATACATGTACCGACGCTGCCTGCGGGAACGGGCCGGTTGATGCAGTATTTAATGCTGTTAACCGTTTAGTAGGAGAAAAGGTTTATCTTGAAAATTATAATTTAAAATCAGTAAGTGGGAGTAGTGAAGCCCTGGGTGAAGCCACTGTTAAAATACGTCATAGTGATACGGGGGTAGTAATAGGAAGAGGTATTAGTACCGATATAATCGAGGCAAGCGCAAAAGCATATATTAATGCCTTAGCAAAGATAAAGACTAATTAA
- a CDS encoding GDP-mannose 4,6-dehydratase produces the protein MIFNKIMVTGGAGFIGSHLVDKLLANSRKVLCLDDFNDFYNPALKRRYVQQHLTNLSYKLVEGDIRDKELILSS, from the coding sequence ATGATTTTTAATAAAATAATGGTTACCGGTGGTGCCGGCTTTATCGGCAGTCATCTAGTAGATAAATTGCTGGCTAACAGCAGAAAAGTCTTATGTTTAGATGATTTTAATGATTTTTACAACCCGGCTTTGAAGCGCCGGTATGTACAGCAGCATTTAACCAACCTTTCCTACAAATTGGTTGAAGGCGATATTAGAGATAAAGAATTGATTTTAAGTAGCTGA
- a CDS encoding UDP-glucose dehydrogenase family protein has protein sequence MNNVQLKVVIVGTGYVGLSTGVCLAYLGHKVVCIDKNKKIIDTLKNGVATIYEPGLQDMMEKAKKNLIFTDTLEDAYPDTNVFIIAVGTPSKTNGDVNISAVEKVAEEIGDILNNNCRPVIVNKSTVPIGSARKVESVIKTRLARRDIQCKFFVASNPEFLREGVAIIDTLYPDRIVVGADETPAINTLRQLYEPILEQNFSLPLSFQRPAGFDKPSFIVTDPTSAELIKYAANSFLAMKISFINEFAGLAEKVGADIKQVAQGIGLDKRIGTRYLEAGLGWGGSCFGKDTRAIVYTASQYNYPMELIQAAIRVNYRQRLNVVEKLQSIIKVIRGSTIGLIGLSFKPNTDDLRDAPSIDIIKKLIELGARVKVYDPVALNEFKRQFSELAVEYCDNVQELSKNCDALVLITEWSEFSSIDWEKVRGLMRQKVFIDGRNMFDKAYLEKLGFTYQGVGR, from the coding sequence TTGAATAACGTCCAGTTAAAGGTTGTGATTGTGGGAACCGGTTATGTCGGGCTGTCCACTGGTGTTTGCCTTGCTTACCTGGGGCACAAGGTAGTCTGTATAGACAAGAATAAAAAAATTATTGATACCCTTAAGAATGGAGTGGCAACAATTTATGAACCCGGTCTTCAGGATATGATGGAAAAGGCAAAGAAAAATTTAATATTTACTGACACTTTAGAAGATGCTTATCCTGATACTAATGTTTTTATTATTGCAGTGGGTACCCCCTCCAAAACCAACGGTGATGTCAATATTTCTGCGGTGGAAAAAGTAGCTGAAGAGATTGGAGATATATTAAATAATAACTGCCGGCCTGTAATTGTGAATAAGTCTACTGTGCCGATTGGTTCTGCACGGAAGGTGGAAAGTGTAATTAAAACACGATTAGCCAGACGAGATATCCAGTGTAAATTTTTTGTTGCTTCCAATCCTGAATTTTTACGGGAAGGGGTAGCTATTATCGACACTCTTTATCCGGATCGAATAGTTGTGGGAGCTGATGAAACACCTGCCATTAATACCTTACGCCAGCTTTACGAACCCATCCTAGAGCAGAATTTTAGCCTACCTCTAAGTTTTCAGCGCCCGGCGGGGTTTGATAAGCCTTCTTTTATTGTTACCGATCCTACCAGTGCAGAATTAATTAAATATGCGGCTAATTCATTCCTTGCTATGAAAATTTCCTTCATAAATGAGTTTGCTGGTTTAGCTGAGAAAGTAGGAGCGGACATTAAACAGGTTGCTCAGGGGATTGGACTGGATAAGCGTATCGGTACTCGCTATTTGGAAGCCGGTTTAGGTTGGGGTGGTAGTTGTTTTGGTAAAGATACAAGAGCTATTGTTTATACGGCATCACAATATAACTATCCGATGGAATTAATTCAAGCTGCTATCCGGGTTAATTATCGTCAACGGTTAAATGTGGTGGAAAAATTACAGTCAATTATAAAGGTTATCCGTGGTAGTACTATTGGATTAATAGGTTTGTCTTTTAAACCTAACACCGATGACCTAAGAGATGCGCCGTCCATAGATATAATCAAAAAATTAATTGAATTAGGGGCCCGGGTTAAAGTTTACGATCCGGTTGCTCTGAATGAATTTAAACGGCAATTTAGTGAGTTAGCTGTGGAGTATTGTGATAATGTACAGGAACTTAGTAAAAATTGTGATGCTCTGGTGTTAATTACAGAGTGGTCGGAATTCTCTTCTATAGACTGGGAAAAGGTTAGAGGGTTAATGAGGCAGAAAGTATTCATAGACGGGAGAAATATGTTTGATAAAGCTTATTTAGAGAAGCTGGGCTTTACCTATCAAGGAGTGGGAAGATGA
- a CDS encoding glycosyltransferase family 2 protein, which produces MNMKKLKFSVVIPLYNKGPHISRAIRSVLSQTLQDFELIVVNDASTDNSIKEIKKFNDIRIRLLHRTQPGPGGYAARNLGTSEARSEWIAFLDADDEWDPQYLSEIELLKKKFKTAGCLCTGYKYTHPNGQFSVNEYTKHFSTRGPHLIDLKKFLLATASALPPIHTSAVVIKKELLDKVGGFPENRCRRGGDIDTWLRIMLQTEAAWSPLIGATYYRDSVNMVTRTVPNTNIQCVYSTIKETLRNKEYKEYKRALKKFSNHYSANTILSAAKSGKLNIELIKCYFGSVNPGFFLFSIFLWMLPKRLLYWSTKLGNIFPVTSNTKK; this is translated from the coding sequence ATGAACATGAAGAAGTTAAAATTTAGTGTTGTAATTCCTTTATACAACAAAGGCCCACATATATCTCGTGCGATTCGTTCTGTTTTGTCACAAACACTGCAGGATTTTGAGTTAATTGTTGTAAATGACGCCTCAACTGATAATAGTATAAAAGAAATAAAAAAATTCAATGACATAAGAATTCGACTGCTTCACCGAACACAGCCGGGACCGGGAGGATATGCAGCACGAAATTTGGGAACCAGTGAAGCCAGGTCTGAATGGATTGCCTTCTTAGATGCCGACGACGAGTGGGATCCCCAATACCTAAGTGAAATCGAGTTACTGAAAAAAAAATTTAAGACTGCCGGATGCCTCTGCACTGGCTATAAATATACACACCCAAACGGGCAGTTTTCTGTAAACGAATATACAAAGCATTTTTCTACCCGGGGACCACACTTAATAGATCTAAAAAAATTTTTACTGGCAACTGCCTCTGCCTTACCACCAATTCACACTTCAGCCGTAGTCATTAAAAAAGAACTCCTTGATAAAGTCGGTGGCTTTCCGGAAAATCGATGTCGCCGTGGCGGAGATATTGATACATGGCTAAGAATTATGCTACAAACCGAGGCAGCCTGGTCACCTTTGATTGGTGCTACATATTACCGGGACTCCGTAAATATGGTTACACGTACCGTACCTAATACAAATATTCAATGTGTATATAGCACAATTAAAGAAACATTAAGGAACAAGGAATATAAGGAATACAAACGTGCCTTAAAGAAGTTCAGCAATCATTATTCTGCAAATACAATTTTATCTGCAGCTAAGTCAGGTAAGTTAAATATTGAACTAATCAAGTGTTATTTTGGCTCTGTTAACCCCGGGTTCTTTCTATTCAGTATATTTTTGTGGATGTTGCCAAAACGTTTACTATATTGGAGTACGAAATTAGGCAATATTTTTCCTGTAACTTCCAATACAAAAAAATAA
- a CDS encoding lipopolysaccharide biosynthesis protein, translating to MGTLRARTITSIKWTATQTAFVALSAPIFQLIQARFLSPNDFAHLSIVMIFIGLFNVLGNFGISQAIIQRDTLDSQETSTLFLFNIFLSCFLGILIYFLSPLIAHFFNLPDISFLIKLTIFILILDSPSQLCKAFLQKKLLFKDLSVIAMVKNISMILFSTIFLIIGLGVLGIIIGNIISVFISTVLILITGWKRKIVNCLCFKIKAIYPFLNFGLFVIGKQVLTHISVHIDEIIVGLFLSPEILGVYYFGKNMLEKLRTLITASFSSVLYPVLSKLKYDNSKQSLAYNKISNYIATLAFPVFVGIALTSHLFIPMFFGQKWTDSIIVFQVFSLALIPKVLTANLATSLLYSVNKPNIVFNIEIVTNLLYFVVLYFTGAQGLNFVLLLHSLYIVSKTIILQYFANKLLGSGFWNYILGLKITALATAAMVIIILSFQKIFTHFSELFQFTGSVIIGALCFIIIEWLFDRQILIEIKSAIYTKKVDLT from the coding sequence ATGGGAACATTGCGGGCGCGTACGATAACCAGTATAAAATGGACTGCTACACAGACGGCTTTTGTTGCTTTAAGTGCCCCTATTTTTCAATTAATACAGGCCAGGTTTCTTTCTCCTAATGATTTTGCCCACTTGTCAATTGTAATGATTTTTATTGGTCTGTTCAATGTTTTAGGTAATTTCGGCATAAGTCAGGCGATAATTCAAAGAGACACTCTGGATAGCCAAGAGACTTCAACACTGTTCTTATTTAACATTTTTTTGTCTTGTTTTTTGGGAATATTAATATATTTTTTATCACCTTTAATTGCTCATTTTTTTAATCTTCCCGATATAAGTTTTTTAATCAAACTTACCATTTTTATTTTAATTTTAGATAGTCCTTCACAATTATGTAAAGCCTTTTTACAGAAAAAGCTTTTATTTAAAGATTTAAGTGTAATTGCCATGGTAAAAAATATATCTATGATATTATTCTCTACAATTTTCCTGATAATTGGTCTCGGAGTATTAGGCATTATAATAGGAAATATTATCTCTGTTTTTATAAGTACTGTTTTAATTCTAATAACCGGATGGAAAAGAAAAATAGTTAACTGCTTATGTTTTAAAATAAAAGCTATTTATCCTTTTTTAAATTTTGGATTGTTTGTGATTGGTAAACAAGTATTAACTCATATTTCGGTGCATATAGATGAAATTATTGTAGGACTTTTTTTGTCTCCTGAAATATTAGGTGTTTACTATTTTGGTAAGAATATGCTTGAAAAATTAAGGACATTGATAACAGCATCCTTTTCCAGTGTTTTATATCCAGTATTATCAAAGTTAAAATACGATAACTCAAAACAATCCTTGGCTTATAACAAGATAAGTAACTATATTGCTACATTAGCATTTCCGGTTTTCGTTGGTATCGCACTTACTTCACATTTATTTATCCCGATGTTTTTTGGTCAAAAATGGACTGATAGTATTATAGTTTTTCAGGTATTTTCTCTAGCACTAATTCCTAAAGTATTAACTGCAAATTTAGCAACATCTTTATTATATTCTGTAAATAAGCCTAATATTGTATTTAATATCGAAATAGTTACTAATTTACTTTATTTTGTTGTTTTATATTTTACCGGAGCACAAGGATTAAATTTTGTATTATTATTGCATTCGTTATATATAGTATCTAAAACTATTATTTTGCAGTATTTTGCTAATAAGCTACTAGGCTCCGGTTTTTGGAATTATATTTTGGGGTTAAAAATTACAGCTTTAGCTACGGCCGCAATGGTTATTATTATTTTATCTTTTCAAAAGATTTTCACTCATTTCAGTGAACTATTTCAATTTACCGGTTCAGTCATAATTGGTGCTCTATGTTTTATTATCATTGAGTGGTTGTTTGATAGACAAATATTAATTGAAATAAAATCAGCTATTTATACAAAAAAGGTGGATCTTACATAA
- a CDS encoding Coenzyme F420 hydrogenase/dehydrogenase, beta subunit C-terminal domain — MKNEKTVEKTVRLGLCVSCGICKAACPQGAIRLDYTRGQYCPVVLEKCNLCGLCLKVCPGIEIRFADFNKNKIINISNDLILGPVINAYICFTKDKKIRNIATSGGVITSLIIELLNSKNYQGAFVLPFTEASTNLQKTIYTNDIETIMSASKSKYLPASVENVIEHLKKIKTSSIVVGTPCQIYGIKKYMKTSGIQDSNTLFLGLFCDKTLNYNALNYFECIYGKGRKIKKFEYRSKEKDGWPGHTKIVFDNKEELFVHRKVRMELKKFFQLKRCLFCLDKFNRLADISFGDCYIPGKESILGKSNIIVRTEKGLNALNYSNNIVLEEIDPNYIVSSQKLNQKNQNLTFAKIFEINNGHCIYPEYENKKYIDKKIYKTFYRHQKYIEYGRNVKKFKFISYLIKYYNIKKFVTKVFKRIGNIFGVKQ, encoded by the coding sequence ATGAAAAATGAGAAAACTGTTGAAAAAACTGTAAGACTTGGTTTATGTGTTTCGTGTGGGATATGTAAAGCGGCTTGTCCCCAAGGAGCTATTCGATTAGATTACACAAGAGGACAATATTGTCCTGTAGTTTTAGAGAAATGTAATTTATGCGGTTTATGTTTGAAAGTATGCCCGGGTATAGAAATTCGCTTTGCTGATTTTAATAAAAATAAAATAATTAACATCTCCAATGATTTGATTTTAGGCCCTGTTATAAATGCATATATTTGTTTTACAAAAGATAAAAAAATAAGAAATATAGCTACCAGTGGAGGCGTTATTACATCCCTAATCATTGAGTTGCTAAATTCAAAAAATTATCAAGGTGCTTTTGTACTACCATTTACCGAAGCCAGTACTAATTTGCAAAAAACTATCTATACGAATGATATTGAAACTATAATGTCCGCCTCTAAATCTAAATACCTTCCGGCTTCTGTAGAAAATGTTATAGAACATCTCAAAAAAATAAAAACATCATCAATAGTTGTCGGTACTCCCTGTCAAATTTACGGAATAAAAAAATACATGAAAACCTCAGGCATACAGGATTCTAATACTTTGTTTTTAGGTTTATTCTGTGACAAAACACTAAATTATAATGCTTTAAACTATTTTGAGTGTATATATGGTAAAGGTAGAAAAATTAAGAAATTTGAATACAGAAGTAAAGAAAAGGATGGTTGGCCGGGTCACACCAAAATAGTTTTTGATAACAAAGAAGAACTTTTTGTACATCGTAAAGTTAGGATGGAATTAAAAAAGTTTTTCCAATTAAAAAGATGTTTATTTTGTTTAGATAAGTTTAACCGGTTAGCGGATATCTCATTTGGAGACTGTTACATTCCTGGTAAAGAATCTATACTTGGAAAATCAAATATAATTGTGAGGACTGAAAAAGGCTTAAACGCCCTAAACTACTCGAATAACATAGTACTAGAAGAAATTGACCCAAATTATATAGTTAGTTCTCAAAAATTAAATCAAAAAAATCAAAATTTAACCTTTGCTAAAATATTTGAAATAAATAATGGACACTGTATATATCCCGAATATGAAAATAAGAAATATATAGACAAAAAAATATATAAAACTTTTTATCGACATCAAAAATATATAGAGTACGGTAGAAATGTCAAAAAATTTAAATTTATTAGTTATTTAATAAAATATTATAACATCAAAAAATTTGTAACTAAAGTTTTTAAACGTATAGGAAATATTTTTGGGGTGAAACAATGA
- a CDS encoding polysaccharide pyruvyl transferase family protein: MRTFIIIGGHFRNKGAQAMLYAVIQEIKKRFANPQIWAFVGSPIKEKNLKFNHLTWDNRLIKRLLLGKLKFLTKPSQNSINENQIEKILKKADIILDISGFALSSQFGARSSINYLCRIALAKKYNCEMVILPQSFGPFNYESFFDKVKIYTLMKWYLKYPKKIYAREEQGYQDLAKFTSKNLEKSLDIVLLTEKPKPEIFMDCTYKKNVIKVIKKSVAIIPNSKLIEWNLNNDIFNLYTLIINELLINGYNIYILRHSYEDLEFCRDIYKYANRPSQVTVLEGDYDCITLCDIISQMEFVVASRYHSLVHAYKSNVPAIVIGWAEKYKELMNYFNQNEYFFDIRTNINSNEIINSIKKMINFSAEESKTIFSSKRDILDKNNSLSITFDNMRSQYISTDVNHT, encoded by the coding sequence ATGAGAACATTTATTATTATTGGTGGTCACTTTAGAAATAAGGGTGCACAAGCCATGTTGTATGCTGTTATACAAGAAATAAAAAAGAGATTTGCCAATCCCCAAATATGGGCATTTGTTGGTTCGCCCATTAAAGAAAAAAACTTAAAATTTAATCATTTAACCTGGGATAATAGATTGATTAAACGTTTATTATTGGGTAAATTAAAATTTCTTACTAAACCAAGTCAAAATTCGATTAATGAAAATCAAATTGAAAAAATTTTAAAAAAAGCGGATATAATTTTAGATATTAGCGGATTTGCTTTATCCTCACAGTTTGGAGCCAGATCTTCTATAAACTATTTATGTAGAATTGCTTTAGCTAAAAAGTATAATTGTGAAATGGTAATACTTCCACAATCTTTTGGACCATTTAACTATGAATCATTTTTTGATAAAGTTAAAATTTATACTTTAATGAAATGGTATTTAAAATATCCTAAAAAAATATATGCCAGGGAGGAACAAGGTTATCAAGATCTTGCAAAATTTACTTCAAAAAACCTCGAAAAATCTTTAGATATTGTTCTATTGACTGAGAAACCAAAACCCGAAATTTTCATGGACTGTACATACAAGAAAAATGTAATAAAAGTTATCAAAAAAAGTGTGGCTATTATTCCAAACTCCAAACTAATAGAATGGAATTTAAATAATGATATTTTTAATTTATATACTCTAATAATAAATGAACTTCTTATTAATGGATATAATATATATATTTTAAGACATTCATATGAGGACTTAGAATTCTGCCGTGATATTTATAAATACGCAAATAGACCCTCTCAAGTAACGGTTTTAGAAGGAGATTACGATTGTATAACACTATGTGACATTATCTCCCAAATGGAATTTGTTGTTGCCTCAAGGTATCATTCTTTAGTTCATGCTTATAAATCTAACGTTCCGGCAATCGTTATCGGATGGGCAGAAAAATATAAAGAATTAATGAATTATTTTAATCAGAATGAATATTTTTTTGATATTAGAACTAATATAAATTCTAATGAAATAATTAATTCAATTAAAAAAATGATTAATTTTTCGGCAGAAGAAAGTAAAACAATATTTTCATCTAAAAGAGATATCCTTGATAAGAACAATAGTTTAAGCATAACATTTGATAATATGAGATCACAGTATATTTCTACTGATGTCAACCATACTTAA